In one Armatimonadota bacterium genomic region, the following are encoded:
- a CDS encoding acylneuraminate cytidylyltransferase family protein, which translates to MSSVHPVLAVVPARGGSKGLPGKNIRPLGDLPLIGYAIKCALNSPSVAKVVCSTDSMEIADVAREMGAELPFMRPAELASDTSAMWPVVRHALDCACSHYGVDFQSVLLLDPTSPGRTPEDVETAIRSLEADPGADAVVGVSEPEFNPIWHCVVESGGYMRDLVPEGRTYTRRQDLPSVYRINASLYLWRAAFVRSAENWRDGKSLLHIISESRAVHVDTPEDFAHAEEALGKGLIWQPPR; encoded by the coding sequence ATGAGCTCTGTCCACCCTGTCCTCGCCGTTGTGCCCGCCCGGGGCGGGAGCAAGGGACTCCCCGGCAAGAACATCCGTCCGCTCGGCGACTTGCCTCTGATTGGCTATGCCATCAAATGCGCATTGAATTCGCCTAGCGTAGCAAAGGTGGTTTGCAGCACTGACAGCATGGAAATCGCCGATGTGGCGCGGGAAATGGGGGCCGAACTCCCATTCATGCGTCCGGCCGAACTTGCGTCCGACACCAGCGCGATGTGGCCCGTTGTCCGCCACGCCTTGGATTGCGCCTGTTCCCATTACGGAGTGGATTTCCAAAGCGTCTTGCTGTTGGACCCAACCAGCCCGGGCCGCACCCCAGAGGATGTCGAGACCGCGATCCGGTCGTTGGAGGCCGATCCTGGAGCGGATGCCGTTGTCGGGGTCAGCGAGCCCGAGTTCAACCCCATTTGGCATTGTGTTGTGGAATCCGGGGGCTATATGCGAGATTTGGTGCCAGAAGGCCGGACATACACCCGGAGGCAAGACCTGCCCAGCGTGTATCGCATCAATGCCAGCCTGTACCTGTGGCGGGCGGCGTTTGTGCGATCGGCGGAGAATTGGCGGGACGGAAAGTCTTTGCTCCACATCATCTCTGAATCCCGGGCGGTGCACGTCGACACGCCCGAAGACTTCGCCCACGCCGAGGAAGCGCTCGGCAAAGGGCTGATTTGGCAACCACCCCGATGA
- a CDS encoding nucleotidyltransferase family protein codes for MPKTKDIAKYLCTPSATLRDVLRAINENNCGAVFLTEPDGRLIRVITDGDIRRAILSGFSLESTITCMGESFSGRPPTFAAQGTPVAQIRQMMVRDTVRQIPLVDDDCRVVDVVLLDDLLLNTEPPVNAVVMAGGFGSRLRPLTEDTPKPMLPVGDRPLLERIIGQLSSAGICGVSVTTHFMPEVIKQHFGDGKDFGVNISYVHEETPLGTAGALRMIERPAGPALVINGDILTNIDFRNMTAFHNEHDADLTLAVRGYDVYVPYGVVETEGPYLRKLVEKPTYTHFVNAGIYLLSPAAFDYLGTDGRLDMTQLVERLVRAGRTVATFPVAEYWLDIGHIDDYNRAQRDAAEGLV; via the coding sequence ATGCCAAAAACAAAAGATATTGCCAAATACCTCTGCACTCCATCCGCTACCCTCCGCGACGTTTTGCGGGCGATCAACGAAAACAACTGCGGCGCCGTCTTTTTGACCGAGCCGGACGGTCGGTTGATCCGCGTGATCACCGATGGCGACATCCGGCGGGCCATCCTTTCTGGCTTTTCGCTCGAGTCCACCATCACCTGCATGGGCGAATCGTTTTCTGGCCGCCCCCCCACCTTTGCGGCCCAGGGCACGCCGGTTGCGCAAATCCGACAGATGATGGTTCGCGACACGGTGCGCCAAATCCCGCTTGTCGATGATGACTGCCGGGTTGTCGACGTCGTACTTTTGGATGACCTCCTTTTGAATACTGAACCTCCGGTAAACGCGGTGGTGATGGCCGGTGGATTCGGGTCGCGGCTCCGGCCGCTGACCGAAGACACGCCCAAGCCCATGCTGCCCGTCGGCGACCGCCCGTTATTGGAACGGATCATCGGCCAACTCTCCTCGGCCGGGATTTGCGGGGTGAGCGTCACAACCCACTTCATGCCGGAAGTGATCAAGCAGCACTTTGGCGACGGGAAGGACTTTGGGGTCAACATCAGCTATGTGCACGAAGAGACCCCGCTGGGGACGGCCGGAGCCCTGCGGATGATCGAGCGGCCCGCCGGACCGGCACTCGTGATCAACGGCGACATCCTGACCAACATCGACTTTCGGAACATGACGGCGTTCCACAACGAGCACGATGCAGATTTGACCCTTGCCGTCCGGGGATATGATGTTTATGTTCCTTACGGAGTGGTCGAAACCGAAGGGCCTTATCTCCGCAAGTTGGTGGAAAAGCCGACGTATACGCATTTCGTCAACGCTGGGATCTACCTTTTGAGCCCGGCAGCGTTCGACTATTTGGGAACCGACGGTCGTTTGGATATGACCCAGTTGGTCGAGCGCCTGGTCCGGGCTGGCCGCACAGTGGCCACGTTCCCGGTCGCGGAATATTGGTTGGACATCGGCCACATCGACGACTACAACCGCGCCCAGCGGGATGCGGCCGAGGGGCTGGTTTAG
- a CDS encoding SLBB domain-containing protein: protein MAALSAFLLACLASQVPAPATIHVGDKLSVVVAEDEKLNGEYTVLDDGAITGVGFGRVVVAGKTVEQARLLIRDAFKKVLKSPTVSLVVKEQKKRFVFVTSLTGAAPGPLEFQDGLDVRRVMTGIVVPEQADQYEVRLFRKGQLAGKDFLDRILTGVGEFGSTGLKPDDVVTLAEVAKYRVYVSGKVKAPGEFRVREGTDALQAVALAGGTDEAAVGEVSTSVQVRRGATLFEVAPNERFPLEAGDTVIVAVPEQIKVSVGGDVQTPGLWTVRKGTELLAAIQRSGGLDPDGSLRDVLVIRKGEAYLVDLSPAQDGKLVNPFPVEDGDTVYVQRNEDRLTILGFVKEPKTVTMKEGREYRLAEAVSEGGGPDARGSYHRVYLGRKDQNGKIQVEEYRLDAFLKDGDITQNPVLQAGDVVMVGEPKGFKLADVTTVLSNALLINTLFKK from the coding sequence ATGGCGGCCCTTTCGGCGTTCCTCCTGGCGTGCCTGGCGTCCCAAGTGCCCGCGCCGGCAACGATCCATGTGGGCGACAAGCTCAGCGTCGTCGTTGCTGAGGATGAGAAATTGAACGGGGAGTACACGGTCCTCGACGACGGGGCAATCACCGGCGTCGGATTTGGCCGGGTCGTGGTGGCGGGAAAAACAGTCGAACAAGCCCGGCTGCTCATCCGCGATGCCTTCAAAAAGGTACTCAAATCGCCGACCGTCTCGTTGGTCGTTAAGGAACAAAAGAAGCGCTTTGTCTTCGTCACCAGCCTCACAGGCGCCGCCCCGGGGCCTTTGGAGTTCCAAGACGGATTGGATGTACGCCGGGTGATGACGGGGATCGTCGTCCCCGAGCAAGCGGATCAATATGAAGTCCGGCTGTTCCGGAAGGGCCAGCTTGCCGGCAAAGATTTCCTCGACCGCATCCTGACTGGGGTCGGCGAATTTGGTTCCACCGGCCTGAAACCCGACGACGTGGTCACCCTTGCCGAAGTCGCCAAATACCGGGTGTACGTCAGCGGCAAAGTCAAGGCCCCGGGCGAGTTCCGGGTCCGGGAGGGTACCGATGCCCTGCAAGCCGTCGCATTAGCCGGGGGAACCGACGAAGCCGCCGTTGGGGAAGTCTCAACCTCGGTTCAGGTGAGGCGGGGGGCAACGCTCTTTGAAGTTGCGCCAAATGAACGGTTCCCCCTCGAAGCCGGAGACACGGTCATCGTCGCGGTGCCGGAACAAATCAAAGTCAGCGTCGGCGGCGACGTCCAGACGCCAGGGCTGTGGACGGTGCGCAAAGGAACCGAACTTCTCGCCGCGATCCAACGGTCCGGCGGGCTGGACCCCGATGGCTCTCTCCGCGATGTGCTGGTCATCCGCAAGGGCGAGGCTTACTTGGTCGACCTCTCGCCCGCCCAAGATGGCAAACTCGTTAACCCGTTCCCCGTGGAAGACGGCGACACGGTTTATGTCCAACGGAATGAAGACCGGTTGACCATCCTCGGGTTTGTGAAGGAACCAAAAACCGTCACCATGAAAGAGGGCCGAGAATACCGGTTGGCCGAAGCGGTCAGCGAAGGCGGCGGGCCTGATGCCCGGGGAAGCTACCACCGCGTCTACTTGGGCCGCAAAGACCAAAATGGAAAGATCCAAGTTGAGGAATACCGACTGGATGCCTTTTTGAAGGACGGGGACATCACCCAGAACCCGGTTCTGCAAGCCGGCGACGTGGTGATGGTCGGTGAACCAAAAGGGTTCAAATTGGCGGATGTCACGACCGTCCTCTCCAACGCCCTGCTCATCAACACCCTCTTCAAAAAATGA
- a CDS encoding Gfo/Idh/MocA family oxidoreductase, with protein sequence MAVKVAILGTGSIGLRHYHCFSGLDGVEAVAVPARPERVRELRGDGVEAADAVPSDASGVVIATDTARHLADWAQFADRFCLVEKPLAGDPSPGLAELVRQTQGRAFTACVLRFHKTLSAFKDLIDAGPDRPQEVFIKCHSFLPDWRPGRDYRTLYSAQPGQGGALRELIHEIDYAGWIFGWPETVHGRVASTGKIEVADEDRAVFRTESQGVKARFNFSLSSKIGARRATAIYAGETVTADLIRQELAVEGRPDQNQRFNEELDGMYIRQAEAFVRAIQGGNPGPLATACEGQKALDVCQAVRLSSQTGQPVTL encoded by the coding sequence ATGGCGGTCAAAGTCGCGATCCTCGGCACGGGCAGCATCGGGTTGCGGCATTACCATTGTTTTTCCGGGCTTGACGGGGTAGAAGCCGTTGCCGTGCCGGCCCGGCCCGAGCGCGTTCGCGAACTCCGGGGGGATGGAGTGGAAGCGGCCGATGCTGTTCCTAGCGACGCCTCCGGTGTGGTCATTGCCACGGACACCGCCCGGCATTTGGCGGATTGGGCCCAATTTGCCGACCGCTTTTGCCTGGTAGAAAAGCCGCTGGCCGGAGATCCTTCCCCCGGCCTCGCCGAGCTGGTGCGCCAAACGCAGGGCCGGGCTTTCACCGCATGCGTGTTACGGTTTCATAAGACGTTGTCGGCGTTCAAGGACTTGATCGACGCCGGGCCCGACCGGCCCCAGGAAGTCTTTATCAAATGCCACAGCTTCTTGCCGGATTGGCGGCCAGGTCGGGATTACCGCACCCTGTATAGTGCCCAACCTGGGCAAGGGGGTGCCCTCCGTGAATTGATCCACGAGATCGACTATGCCGGCTGGATATTCGGCTGGCCCGAAACCGTGCACGGGCGGGTCGCCTCCACCGGCAAAATCGAGGTCGCTGATGAAGACCGCGCGGTTTTCCGCACAGAATCCCAAGGTGTGAAGGCCAGGTTCAACTTTAGTTTGAGCTCAAAAATCGGGGCGAGGCGGGCGACCGCCATATACGCGGGCGAAACGGTCACCGCCGACCTCATCCGCCAAGAGCTCGCGGTCGAGGGTCGGCCAGACCAAAACCAACGCTTTAACGAAGAGCTCGACGGCATGTACATCCGCCAGGCCGAGGCTTTTGTCCGCGCCATCCAGGGGGGCAACCCCGGCCCCTTGGCCACCGCCTGCGAAGGTCAGAAGGCGTTGGACGTGTGCCAGGCGGTACGCTTGAGCAGCCAGACCGGGCAGCCGGTCACCCTATGA
- a CDS encoding SDR family oxidoreductase, translated as MNILDSIRLDGRTALVTGGAGHIGRMCAETLGGLGANVILADLPGGNLEGVAAQLGAMPAPVDLADLDAVRNLADRLQSEQIEILVHTASLVGTTRIPGWAEEIQNQSAEIWPKALNVGVASAFELAQGLRPSMAANGRGSIILFSSIYGQVGPDFGLYEGTGMGNPVGYGVAKGGLIQLCRYLTTTYTPEIRTNLISPGGVARGQHPDFVAKYNSKTPMRRMATEADLAGAVAYFATDLSLYVSGQDLAVDGGFTAW; from the coding sequence ATGAACATCCTCGACTCCATCAGGCTCGACGGGCGCACGGCATTGGTCACTGGGGGGGCTGGCCATATCGGCCGGATGTGCGCCGAAACCCTGGGCGGGCTGGGGGCAAACGTCATCCTCGCGGATTTGCCCGGCGGCAACCTGGAAGGCGTTGCGGCACAACTGGGGGCCATGCCCGCGCCGGTTGACCTTGCCGACCTCGATGCTGTGCGCAATTTGGCGGATCGGTTGCAAAGCGAACAAATCGAAATTTTGGTCCACACGGCCAGCTTGGTTGGCACCACCCGGATTCCGGGCTGGGCTGAAGAAATCCAAAATCAATCGGCCGAGATTTGGCCCAAGGCCTTGAACGTGGGGGTCGCCAGCGCCTTTGAACTTGCCCAGGGCCTCCGACCATCCATGGCGGCCAACGGACGCGGCTCGATCATCCTTTTTTCCAGCATTTATGGCCAGGTCGGGCCTGATTTCGGCCTGTATGAAGGCACTGGCATGGGCAACCCGGTCGGTTACGGGGTGGCCAAAGGTGGGTTGATCCAGCTTTGCCGCTACCTGACCACCACCTACACTCCGGAGATCCGCACAAACCTCATTAGCCCGGGCGGGGTGGCAAGGGGGCAACACCCTGACTTTGTGGCGAAATACAATTCCAAAACCCCGATGCGGCGCATGGCGACAGAAGCCGACCTCGCCGGGGCGGTCGCCTACTTTGCCACCGACCTGAGCCTTTATGTGTCTGGACAAGACCTTGCGGTCGACGGGGGGTTCACCGCGTGGTGA
- a CDS encoding LegC family aminotransferase, with the protein MPSDPPFIPLCVPHLAGNEWVYIKECLDTGWVSSVGSYVTRFEQEFAAAVGTRFAVACSNGTTALHTALMAAGVKPGDRVLVPALTFIASANAVSHAGAVPIFLDVDEETWQLNPCSVERFLTDECEMVGGQTVERATGQRVAAIMPVHILGISCDMAPISAMAERHGLKVVEDATESLGATWQGRLVGSIGDCGVFSFNGNKLITTGGGGMVCTNHEALAKQAKHLTTTAKIEPVEFIHDEVGYNYRLVNVLAAMGVAQLEQLPAFLAKKAEIADWYAELLADLPIEPMPEPGYGTGAKWLYTIRMRGRHWRPVCTFLESAGIQTRPLWQCLHRSPAYSHLAPRDCPVADQLQRECLSLPCSVGLTRADAARVAAQLGAALKQVE; encoded by the coding sequence ATGCCGTCTGACCCGCCGTTCATCCCGCTCTGCGTGCCCCATCTGGCGGGCAACGAGTGGGTTTACATCAAAGAATGCCTGGACACCGGGTGGGTCAGCAGCGTAGGCAGCTATGTGACACGGTTCGAACAGGAATTCGCGGCCGCCGTGGGAACGCGGTTTGCTGTCGCCTGTTCCAACGGAACAACCGCCTTGCACACCGCGCTCATGGCCGCCGGTGTCAAGCCCGGCGATCGTGTCCTGGTTCCAGCGCTAACCTTTATCGCGAGTGCCAATGCGGTTTCCCATGCTGGCGCTGTCCCCATTTTTCTGGATGTCGATGAAGAGACCTGGCAATTGAATCCATGTTCGGTTGAAAGGTTTTTGACCGATGAATGCGAGATGGTGGGCGGGCAAACCGTAGAGCGGGCTACTGGCCAGCGGGTAGCCGCCATCATGCCCGTCCATATTTTGGGGATCTCGTGCGACATGGCCCCTATCTCCGCAATGGCGGAACGCCATGGGTTGAAGGTTGTGGAGGATGCGACCGAATCGCTGGGCGCCACGTGGCAAGGGCGACTCGTTGGGAGCATCGGCGATTGCGGTGTGTTCAGCTTTAATGGTAACAAACTCATCACAACTGGCGGAGGTGGGATGGTTTGCACAAATCACGAAGCTCTGGCCAAACAAGCCAAGCACCTCACGACTACGGCAAAAATCGAACCGGTCGAATTCATCCATGACGAGGTCGGATACAACTACCGATTGGTGAATGTTCTGGCGGCAATGGGCGTGGCGCAATTGGAACAGCTGCCGGCATTCCTGGCCAAAAAAGCCGAGATTGCCGACTGGTATGCCGAGTTGTTGGCCGACCTCCCAATAGAGCCCATGCCCGAGCCTGGCTACGGTACCGGGGCCAAGTGGCTTTACACAATCCGCATGCGGGGCCGGCATTGGCGCCCGGTTTGCACGTTTCTGGAATCCGCCGGGATTCAAACAAGACCCTTGTGGCAATGCCTGCACCGTTCGCCGGCCTATTCTCATTTGGCACCTCGGGATTGCCCGGTGGCGGATCAGCTCCAACGCGAATGCCTGAGCTTGCCCTGCTCGGTCGGCTTGACGCGCGCCGATGCCGCGCGGGTGGCGGCCCAACTCGGAGCCGCCCTGAAACAAGTAGAATAG
- a CDS encoding SDR family NAD(P)-dependent oxidoreductase: MDWSGRKVLVTGAGGFIGSHLAEELVRQGAEVTAFVHYNGAGRWGWLDDSPLASEMRIHAGDIADNESVKEAVQGQDTLFHLAALIAIPYSYSAPRSYVRTNVEGTLNVLQAAREAGTRRVIHTSTSETYGTAITVPIAETHPLQGQSPYSASKIGADMMAESYQRSFGVPVVTVRPFNTFGPRQSARAVIPTIISQLCNGPEVKLGSLTPTRDLNYVANTVEGFLSAAGPDEVVGEVVNLGSNREISIGDLAELIAETMGKPIQIVTDGLRVRPGNSEVERLLADSSKAKRLLGWEPRVSLEEGLAQTIEWVVGHIGHYRPGTYAV; this comes from the coding sequence ATGGATTGGAGTGGCCGCAAGGTGCTCGTCACGGGTGCCGGGGGTTTCATCGGCAGCCACTTGGCCGAAGAGCTGGTTCGCCAGGGTGCGGAAGTCACGGCGTTTGTGCATTACAACGGAGCCGGGCGGTGGGGATGGCTGGACGACAGTCCTCTCGCTTCCGAGATGCGGATCCACGCGGGCGACATCGCCGACAACGAATCGGTCAAAGAAGCGGTGCAAGGGCAAGACACCTTGTTCCACTTGGCGGCGCTGATCGCTATCCCTTACAGCTATTCCGCCCCGCGCAGCTACGTCCGCACCAATGTCGAAGGCACTTTGAATGTGCTGCAAGCCGCCCGCGAAGCCGGCACGCGCCGCGTGATCCACACAAGCACCAGCGAAACTTACGGTACGGCGATCACAGTCCCAATCGCCGAGACCCACCCGCTGCAGGGGCAATCCCCTTATTCGGCATCCAAGATCGGGGCCGACATGATGGCCGAAAGCTATCAGCGGTCTTTCGGCGTTCCCGTGGTGACTGTCCGGCCGTTCAACACGTTCGGCCCGCGCCAATCGGCCCGAGCAGTGATCCCCACCATCATTTCCCAACTGTGCAACGGCCCCGAAGTCAAGTTGGGTTCGCTCACCCCGACCCGGGATTTGAATTACGTGGCAAACACCGTTGAAGGGTTCCTGTCCGCCGCAGGGCCCGACGAAGTGGTGGGCGAAGTCGTCAATTTGGGCAGCAACCGGGAGATTTCCATCGGCGACTTGGCGGAGCTGATTGCCGAAACGATGGGCAAGCCGATTCAAATTGTCACCGATGGTCTGCGGGTTCGGCCGGGAAACTCAGAGGTCGAACGACTGCTGGCCGACAGTTCCAAAGCCAAGCGGCTCCTGGGATGGGAACCCCGGGTCAGCCTGGAGGAGGGGCTCGCCCAGACCATCGAGTGGGTTGTTGGCCACATCGGGCATTACCGTCCGGGGACTTATGCCGTCTGA
- the neuC gene encoding UDP-N-acetylglucosamine 2-epimerase (hydrolyzing), translating into MRKIAVVTVARSDYGLYTPIFDEILSRSGLELQIIAAASHLSTRFGKTVDQIQADGYPLAATVEMTQEDDGPEAVNRATALGINGFSAAYSQLRPDILLLLGDRYEMHAAGLAAVPHLLPVAHIHGGEESEGAIDNVLRHSLTKLSHIHFASTELHAQRIRQMGEAAERVFVTGAPGIDRIKKSPVPPFSELLAALPSPLSRPYILATFHPVTTEPGEAYFQATAFLRAVSKSGMPTLLTMPNADTGGLEVRRAIADFRAKPGELVAVENLGARLYLTAMANACLVAGNSSSGIIEAASFGLPVVNVGDRQAGRARSGNVLDCGAGEASILEAITEALSEGFLAHCKKVPNIYGDGNAARRIVEVLEGLVLTPGFIRKTFQDQAILRG; encoded by the coding sequence TTGAGGAAGATTGCCGTCGTCACCGTGGCGCGCAGCGACTACGGTCTCTACACCCCGATTTTCGACGAGATCCTCTCCCGCTCCGGCCTTGAACTCCAGATCATTGCTGCCGCTTCCCACCTGAGCACCCGGTTTGGCAAAACGGTGGATCAAATCCAGGCCGACGGCTATCCCCTTGCGGCAACGGTGGAGATGACGCAAGAGGACGATGGGCCAGAAGCGGTCAACCGCGCCACCGCGCTCGGGATAAACGGATTTAGCGCGGCCTATTCGCAACTCCGCCCCGATATCCTGTTGCTTTTGGGGGATCGGTACGAGATGCATGCGGCCGGGCTTGCCGCCGTCCCCCACTTACTGCCAGTCGCCCACATCCACGGGGGCGAAGAGTCGGAAGGAGCGATCGACAACGTCCTGCGGCATTCATTGACCAAGCTCAGCCACATCCACTTTGCCAGCACCGAGCTCCATGCCCAGCGGATCAGGCAGATGGGCGAGGCCGCGGAAAGGGTGTTTGTGACCGGAGCCCCAGGAATCGACCGGATCAAAAAGAGCCCTGTCCCCCCGTTCTCGGAATTGCTGGCCGCGCTCCCTTCGCCCCTTAGCCGACCCTACATTTTGGCGACGTTCCACCCGGTGACGACCGAGCCAGGGGAAGCCTATTTTCAGGCAACGGCGTTCTTGCGGGCGGTTTCAAAATCCGGAATGCCCACATTGCTCACCATGCCCAATGCCGATACCGGGGGGCTTGAGGTCCGCCGGGCCATTGCCGATTTCCGGGCAAAGCCTGGCGAGCTCGTCGCGGTGGAAAATCTTGGCGCGAGACTTTATTTGACAGCGATGGCCAACGCGTGTCTGGTTGCCGGAAACAGCAGCAGCGGAATCATCGAGGCGGCCAGCTTTGGCCTGCCGGTCGTCAACGTCGGCGATCGGCAAGCCGGGCGGGCAAGGTCAGGCAACGTTTTGGATTGTGGTGCGGGCGAAGCAAGCATTCTCGAAGCGATAACTGAAGCCCTTTCCGAAGGATTCTTGGCCCATTGCAAGAAAGTCCCAAACATTTATGGCGATGGGAATGCCGCCCGCCGCATAGTCGAAGTCCTAGAGGGCCTAGTGCTTACGCCGGGGTTTATTCGAAAGACGTTCCAGGATCAAGCAATATTAAGAGGGTAA
- the neuB gene encoding N-acetylneuraminate synthase: MNKRCFIIAEAGVNHNGSLPMALDLVDAAADSGADAVKFQTFRAEDLVTEDAPKAEYQKRATGEQQSQFQMLKDLELDWPAFETIAHRCRERGILFMSTPFDEGSADMLERLGMGVFKIPSGELTNHPLVRHVAAKGKPVIQSTGMATLREVEEAVAVIRSTGNTDFQLLHCVSDYPADPKTVNLRAMQTMRERFQVPVGLSDHTLGTHIPIAAVAMGASCIEKHFTLDKSLPGPDHQASLDTAELARMVEQIRDVESAFGNGIKAPTEAEILTASVARRSVVAARDLPAGHRLAPGDLALRRPGTGIPPSNLPMLLGKKVVRAVPRLSLLALEDLED; this comes from the coding sequence GTGAACAAGCGTTGCTTCATCATTGCCGAAGCGGGTGTGAACCACAACGGTTCGCTGCCCATGGCCTTGGATCTGGTGGATGCGGCAGCGGATTCCGGCGCCGATGCCGTCAAGTTCCAGACCTTCCGCGCCGAAGACTTGGTCACCGAAGACGCCCCCAAAGCCGAATACCAAAAACGGGCGACCGGCGAGCAGCAATCTCAGTTCCAAATGCTCAAGGATTTGGAACTGGATTGGCCGGCTTTCGAAACTATTGCCCACCGTTGCCGTGAACGGGGGATCCTCTTCATGTCCACGCCATTTGACGAAGGGTCGGCCGACATGTTGGAGCGGCTGGGGATGGGCGTGTTCAAAATACCAAGCGGCGAGCTCACCAACCACCCCCTCGTCCGGCATGTTGCAGCCAAGGGAAAACCCGTGATCCAAAGCACGGGCATGGCGACCTTGCGGGAGGTCGAAGAGGCGGTCGCGGTCATCCGCTCCACGGGGAACACCGATTTTCAACTGCTGCACTGCGTCAGCGACTACCCCGCAGACCCCAAAACCGTGAACCTGCGCGCCATGCAGACCATGCGGGAGCGGTTCCAGGTGCCGGTGGGCTTGAGCGACCACACGTTGGGCACGCACATCCCCATCGCGGCGGTGGCGATGGGGGCTTCTTGCATCGAAAAGCATTTCACGCTCGACAAATCCTTGCCGGGGCCAGACCACCAAGCCTCGCTAGACACCGCCGAGCTCGCACGGATGGTGGAGCAGATCCGCGATGTGGAATCGGCGTTCGGTAACGGAATCAAGGCACCGACTGAAGCCGAAATCCTAACCGCGTCGGTGGCCCGGAGGTCAGTTGTCGCGGCTCGGGATCTGCCCGCAGGACACCGGCTAGCCCCCGGTGATTTAGCCTTGCGCCGGCCGGGGACGGGAATCCCACCGTCCAATCTGCCGATGCTCCTAGGCAAAAAGGTGGTCAGGGCAGTTCCCCGGCTCAGCTTGCTGGCCCTGGAGGATCTGGAAGATTGA